In the genome of Penaeus vannamei isolate JL-2024 chromosome 26, ASM4276789v1, whole genome shotgun sequence, one region contains:
- the LOC138866646 gene encoding cell adhesion molecule Dscam1-like, with protein MATDSYTRVFCTATHRFDIAPHSSNPARVIVTGETMLSRPQLLLRRDIVRPWTREDILLPCVARGHPLPSIRWYYEDEARGRVDVTESGGRVRVVEGQLFLSGVTTQEAGHYLCIANNSAGTDSYRVNVQVRDRLSASVEPSLQRVDLGRPTSLTCRVSGTPVTSVTWYKDGRPLPRLPRVTTYDRTVHIGQVAREDGGMYQCLAKNDEDSTQAAAQLDLGGEYLTLFSLLNSLTWFWNTRMAIDE; from the exons ATGGCCACGGACTCCTACACCCGCGTCTTCTGCACCGCCACCCACAGGTTCGACATCGCCCCGCACTCGTCCAATCCCGCGAGGGTCATCGTCACAG GCGAAACGATGCTAAGTCGACCTCAGCTGCTTCTTCGCCGCGATATAGTTCGACCTTGGACGCGAGAGGACATCCTGCTGCCCTGCGTTGCCCGGGGACACCCTCTGCCCAGCATCAG gtGGTATTACGAGGACGAGGCTCGAGGGCGTGTGGACGTGACTGAGAGCGGTGGGCGTGTCCGGGTGGTCGAGGGGCAGCTCTTCCTGTCGGGAGTCACCACGCAGGAGGCTGGACACTACCTGTGCATCGCCAATAACTCTGCTGGGACCGACTCCTACAG AGTGAACGTGCAGGTGCGGGACCGTCTCAGCGCCTCCGTCGAGCCGAGCCTTCAGAGAGTTGACCTCGGACGACCCACCAGCCTGACCTGCCGAGTGTCTGGCACGCCTGTGACCTCCGTGACCTGGTACAAGGATGGACGACCTCTGCCCCGCCTCCCCCGGGTCACGACGTACGACAGGACCGTGCATATCGGCCAG GTTGCCCGCGAGGACGGCGGCATGTACCAGTGCCTGGCGAAGAACGACGAGGACTCCACCCAGGCGGCGGCCCAACTTGACCTCGGCGGTGAGTACCTGACCCTATTCTCATTACTAAATTCTCTCACCTGGTTTTGGAACACCCGGATG GCTATAGATGAGTAA